In Micromonospora sp. WMMD980, the following are encoded in one genomic region:
- a CDS encoding GNAT family N-acetyltransferase, translated as MTLPAGWTARRPTLDDVPAILAVVHAADTFAVGHPDFDAEDVRDALTAPFVDPSRDSWLVTDPDGTAVAWSFLNNPTGVGREWVDVLVDPDRGAELRAPLLARMLDRVAERAAEREVPALTARAGVYAPETRWAGELVAAGFTRIKRYLRMSRSLADLPAEPAPPAGVTVRPLRPDDEADLRLFHLIHDTAFRDTLDHEPLDFDRWRDLLPSSGKVWDEWFVAEVDGEPAGALQSSDQAVEQDAGWVRTLSVLPAHRRRGVGAALLRRAFAVYAAKGRARAGLGVDLANPTAPVTLYHSVGLVEERWVDVYERSVPAPQV; from the coding sequence GTGACGCTCCCCGCCGGTTGGACGGCCCGCCGCCCCACCCTCGACGACGTCCCCGCGATCCTGGCGGTGGTGCACGCCGCCGACACGTTCGCGGTGGGCCATCCCGACTTCGACGCCGAGGACGTGCGGGACGCGCTCACCGCGCCGTTCGTCGACCCGTCCCGGGACTCCTGGCTGGTCACCGACCCGGACGGGACGGCGGTGGCGTGGTCGTTCCTGAACAACCCGACGGGCGTCGGCCGGGAGTGGGTGGACGTGCTCGTCGACCCCGACCGGGGCGCCGAGCTGCGCGCGCCGTTGCTGGCCCGGATGCTCGACCGGGTCGCCGAACGGGCCGCCGAGCGGGAGGTGCCCGCGCTGACCGCCCGCGCGGGGGTGTACGCGCCGGAGACCCGCTGGGCGGGGGAGCTGGTGGCGGCCGGGTTCACCCGGATCAAGCGCTACCTCCGGATGAGCCGGTCACTGGCCGACCTGCCCGCCGAGCCGGCCCCGCCGGCCGGGGTGACGGTCCGGCCGCTGCGTCCCGACGACGAGGCCGACCTGCGGTTGTTCCACCTGATCCACGACACCGCCTTCCGGGACACGCTCGACCACGAGCCGCTCGACTTCGACCGCTGGCGGGACCTGCTCCCCTCCTCCGGCAAGGTCTGGGACGAGTGGTTCGTGGCCGAGGTCGACGGCGAGCCGGCCGGTGCCCTCCAGTCCTCCGACCAGGCGGTGGAGCAGGACGCGGGCTGGGTGCGGACGCTGTCCGTGCTGCCGGCCCACCGCCGGCGCGGGGTGGGCGCGGCGCTGCTGCGCCGGGCCTTCGCGGTCTACGCGGCGAAGGGCCGCGCCCGTGCCGGGCTGGGCGTGGACCTGGCCAACCCGACCGCGCCGGTCACCCTCTACCACTCGGTCGGGCTGGTGGAGGAGCGCTGGGTCGACGTGTACGAGCGGAGCGTGCCCGCCCCGCAGGTGTGA
- a CDS encoding MBL fold metallo-hydrolase yields MQLTKYAHSCLRVEHDGGVLVVDPGVFSAAAEALDGADAVLITHEHPDHVDVAALTAALQRRPVPVHGPASLAGVLGDAAEALVAVTPGESFTAAGVPVRAYGGQHAVIHPDLPVIPNLGYLLDDTVYHPGDALFVPDDVRVDTLFAPIHAPWSKFSEVLDFIRAVAPRRAYALHDGLLNANGFGVLDRQYTAMSNTDYRRLEPGTRIDA; encoded by the coding sequence ATGCAGCTCACCAAGTACGCCCACTCCTGTCTCCGGGTGGAGCACGACGGGGGAGTCCTCGTCGTCGACCCCGGTGTCTTCAGCGCCGCGGCCGAGGCGCTGGACGGGGCGGACGCGGTGCTGATCACCCACGAGCATCCGGACCACGTGGACGTCGCCGCGTTGACCGCCGCGCTCCAGCGGCGGCCGGTGCCGGTGCACGGCCCGGCGTCGCTCGCCGGCGTGCTCGGCGACGCCGCCGAGGCGCTCGTCGCGGTCACGCCGGGGGAGTCGTTCACCGCGGCCGGGGTGCCGGTCCGGGCGTACGGCGGCCAGCACGCCGTCATCCACCCGGACCTGCCGGTGATCCCGAACCTGGGTTACCTCCTCGACGACACCGTCTACCACCCGGGCGACGCGCTGTTCGTCCCCGACGACGTCCGGGTCGACACGCTGTTCGCCCCGATCCACGCGCCCTGGTCGAAGTTCTCCGAGGTGCTCGACTTCATCCGCGCGGTCGCCCCCCGGCGGGCGTACGCGCTGCACGACGGGCTGCTCAACGCCAACGGATTCGGGGTGCTCGACCGGCAGTACACCGCGATGTCGAACACCGACTACCGCCGTCTGGAGCCGGGCACCCGGATCGATGCCTGA
- a CDS encoding DUF4349 domain-containing protein, whose amino-acid sequence MGGRRLRGVALAAVGLAAVLAVGACSAGGDSGGDSGGGDAAAPAAEGGAGRDQAAPGGTGGADLRVDQRSIVYTGTMQVRVDDVDTAAREATTAVTAAGGFVGGDRRSSQSSDARAVLTLRVPAEKFAGVIDQLAGYGRQERREIRTEDVTEQVVDLDARIATQRARVESARKLLAQANSVDQLVTLENEVGTRQADLAALEARKRRLADLTALSTITVTFLGRDASTAEEGADLGFLSGLGGGWAVFRTSVRVLLTVLGALLPFAVVFGVPLWLLLRWRRRRPRRTPPPAAPTPPGPPFGPPGGPVSAPPPVPAARSGP is encoded by the coding sequence ATGGGCGGACGACGACTCCGGGGCGTGGCCCTGGCAGCGGTGGGTCTCGCCGCGGTGCTGGCCGTGGGGGCCTGCAGCGCGGGCGGGGACAGCGGCGGGGACAGCGGCGGCGGGGACGCGGCGGCGCCGGCCGCCGAGGGTGGTGCCGGGCGGGACCAGGCGGCGCCCGGCGGGACCGGCGGCGCCGACCTGCGGGTGGACCAGCGGTCCATCGTCTACACCGGGACGATGCAGGTCCGGGTGGACGACGTGGACACCGCGGCGCGGGAGGCGACCACGGCGGTCACCGCGGCCGGCGGTTTCGTCGGCGGGGACCGGCGGTCGAGCCAGTCGTCCGACGCCCGGGCGGTGCTGACGCTGCGGGTGCCGGCGGAGAAGTTCGCCGGCGTGATCGACCAGTTGGCCGGCTACGGCCGGCAGGAACGCCGGGAGATCCGCACCGAGGACGTCACCGAGCAGGTGGTCGACCTGGACGCCCGGATCGCCACCCAGCGGGCCCGGGTGGAGAGCGCCCGCAAGCTGCTCGCCCAGGCCAACTCCGTGGACCAGTTGGTCACGCTGGAGAACGAGGTGGGCACCCGGCAGGCGGACCTGGCCGCGTTGGAGGCGCGCAAGCGCCGGCTGGCCGATCTCACCGCGCTCTCCACCATCACCGTGACGTTCCTGGGCCGGGACGCCAGCACCGCCGAGGAGGGCGCCGACCTCGGCTTCCTCAGCGGCCTCGGTGGCGGCTGGGCGGTCTTCCGCACCTCGGTGCGCGTGCTGCTCACCGTGCTCGGCGCGCTGCTGCCGTTCGCGGTGGTGTTCGGCGTACCGCTGTGGCTGCTGCTGCGGTGGCGACGCCGCCGGCCCCGGCGGACCCCACCGCCGGCCGCACCGACGCCGCCGGGACCGCCGTTCGGGCCGCCCGGCGGTCCGGTCAGCGCGCCGCCACCAGTGCCCGCAGCGCGGTCTGGACCATGA